The bacterium genomic interval CGAGGACGTAGCATGACGCAAAGGCCCGACACCAGACACTCCGAAGCCGGGCCTACTGTCCGGCTTCGGAAGCCCCACCCCTGCGGCAGCAATGAATTCACCGTCATCCGGGAAAGTGTGGTGGTCACTCTGAAGTGCAACACCTGCGGGTCGTTTGTGAGGATGCCGAAAGACAAGTTCGTTAAAGCAGTGAAGTGTGAACCGTGAATAGTCAAGGATGTCCATCCATGATTCATCGCTCACTACAAGAGTTAACAGTTCACCTTTCACAGTTCACTGTTCACCTATAACGACCCCTGCCTTTTGCAACTCCGGCCATCTTCCTGTCCATCTTCTGTCATCTTCTTGCCATGCACCCTGAATTATGCTACACAAACTCTTCCACATTCGTACCCCTCCAGGGGTCGTTATAAACTCCTTGCTCCCGTCTGCCGGACCTTCCCGCCGAACGGGGGCTGTAGCCCGAAAGGAGAACACATTTGAAAGGCTACGAGTCTATTTGTATTCTGCACCCTGACCTCACTGAAGATGAGGTCAAGGGGACCATCGAGCGTTACTCCGAGCTCATCGCCGTCAACGGCGGCGAGGTGATCAAGTCCGAGCATTGGGGTCAGCGCAAACTCGCCTATGCGGTCCAGGGCCACCCAAGAGGCCACTACATCTATCTCCTCTA includes:
- a CDS encoding DUF951 domain-containing protein — its product is MTQRPDTRHSEAGPTVRLRKPHPCGSNEFTVIRESVVVTLKCNTCGSFVRMPKDKFVKAVKCEP
- the rpsF gene encoding 30S ribosomal protein S6, producing MKGYESICILHPDLTEDEVKGTIERYSELIAVNGGEVIKSEHWGQRKLAYAVQGHPRGHYIYLLYTGGPETISELERNLRILDQNIRYMTVKVDDVEETAKAKPQLLEDPTLSVQEG